The Penaeus vannamei isolate JL-2024 chromosome 2, ASM4276789v1, whole genome shotgun sequence region tccctatcTCTTCTCGCGCCATTTAATATTGACGTGAACCCCTTTCGAACCGCCTTTGTttcaagggcgaggaggaggtgctTCCGCCGGGCCCAGAACCGCGAGAGGAGCTTCCGCAGCAGGAGCAAGCTGAGCCTGAAAAGCTTCGCATATACATCGTCCCGCACACCCAGAGGCCTCGCGTTCCTCAGGTATCTCCGCTCTTAGTTCAGTAAATCAAAGTTTTCATGTGCTCCTGTCACTTTATATTGTAGGTATTTCAGTTAATAAGACTAGTGATTGCACTCAGATAATCATGTTTTCTTTTTAGCATCATGCAAAATTCACTTTGTCTATAACAGACTGATTAGTTGTAGTTACGtatgttaattgttttgtttgaaTTCACAACCGAGTTCCTGTAAGAATTAGACCTGTCACCTGTCCTTATCTTCGCCTCGTCTTTCAGCGTCCAGTAGTTCCCTTCCCTCTGGCAAGGTTCAACACACCCTTCTACGGCACGCCGTACCCTCGCCCCTTGGGCCAGCCCTTGGTGGTCCCGACAGACCAGAACCTCTTCCGCACACACCTTCCGCAGGTGCCCGGCGAGGTCAAGGGCGACGGCGAGCTGGTCATGGAGCACCCTCTGGCCCGCGTCGTGTACCTGAACTCGCCCACTTACAGCCCTCACTATGTCTTCGACCCTCTGCAGGGCCAGGTCGCGCAGTCGCAGTACTTCATTGATAAGAAGAGCTGCCTCAACACCCCCGTGGCAGCCTTCTGTCTCACCAAGCCTGTGCTGAACATCTAATGGCCATAATTCTCTTCCATCATTGGATGTTATCGCGTACAAAGTGAAACCTCGCCTCTATAGAACTTCAGACTGTGTacatgtttctgtgtttgtgttcatcaTACATGTTCAAGATTCATGAATTTGCGTTGTGATCATCTGCCACTCTTATCCATTCTTTATCTCCAAATTACTAAACGCTTCCACCTCTTACTCTAATAATTGCATGTCAGACCCAGTCAGGGGTTTAAGTTATATAACATAAACATgacaaagtaaataaagaaataaatgttcaTACGGACCACATACTCGGGTTTGGCAAGCATCTGACATGTGTTGAGCGAGCGGCCGAGTGTGTCACAGCGCCCGGCCGGGACAAGGCCCGAGCCCAGGGATGCACGAGACCCTCAGGAAATGCGAAACATACTGTGGTACAAATACTAATATTAGTGTCgacgatgacaataaaaatataaataatttgtgCTTGTATATTAAACCCAATTCCTGCCTTATTTACGTTCTCGAGGTCTGACCCAGTGCGCAGACCCACACATGTTCAGGTCTCCATCACCGTCTGCGTCTTGCCAAATATGTAGGTTAAACACTTTAAGACGAAGTTCTGAGTGCAAGACAAAATCTCAGATCTGTGCTTGCGTGGTGCATGAAAATCTACAGAATACGCTGCTTAGGCAGGAAATATACTGGTGATAATCGTGTAATATCATATAACACCACAACTTACGAAAGCTGCCTGGAAGTAAATAAAAACCTGATAAAATAGTATGCGCCAAGTGAAAATTCACGGCGCCATAAGGATCAGTGACCGAGGATGAAAACAGGGTGTTATTGAGACATAACAAAGCACTGTACTTATATAACATTATACTTTTCAAGCCATGAGTAGGTAAAGGTGAggatatcagaaaaaaaactagTGCACATAACGATTTTGTAAATAACctaataatgatggagatgataatgattatgatgatgataataatgatataattaatattattatcaatgaaattatcatggtaaaaatgataatagtaatgatgataacattataataaaatattaataaaaatgttaataataataaaaataatgataatgactaataaaattgtaataatggcaacaatgttgatgatgatcatgataaggataataataataattctaatgataataactaaaatgaaaatgaaagtaattataatgatcataacaatactactactactgctattaatgacagtaacattagtagcaacaataacaataataaataagaatgacaatgacagtaataatggtaataataataccaaagttCCTTTAATGGTCTTTCTTGAGTCTGCAGACTCTGGCAGGTAATATTGGAGGATTACAGATCAACAAAACCATATCTACTTTCAATTATAATTCGAAACTTTCAAGAGTTTCGGAATCTCTTTAGCATCTTAAATTCGAAGCATAAGAAACTATGCTTTGCTGAAGTTAGTATCAACATTAAGGACTTAGTACTAACATTAATGACTTTTCATTTAACCAAAGAACGCGAGGAATCTCATTTTCAATCCAGTGAAGGCTCCAACGAGCAAATTCAAGAGCCGTAGGATTAAGCTTTTGCTATAAGAAGGACTTCCGCGTTGAGAGAGCTTTGCCTTTCTTTGTTtggatcttttcttctcttatgaaAAGCTTTGTgtaggagagaggcagagacgcgGCGTCGTGGATGATGTTAGCGTCGTTGTGGAGAAGAAATagtgtagggagggaggacaggtggtgctggtgatgatggcgatagtgCTGGCGGTGATGGTCATGGCGGtactggtggtggtaatgatggtgatggtattagTGGTTATGGATGCGTTGATGATGGTGGTTCCGATGGTGACTGGTGAAACTGGTagaagtaatgatactaataatgataatagcagaaacaagaaaacgaaatcaTCCGCCAGCAAGGAAGGGCGCCGAGCCCCGAGGAGACACCGAGGGACTAGAGCCTCGACGCCGCGAGGCCGAGGGCGGCGCTACTCaccgatggtggtgatgaggatgatggagtAGAAGAGGGCGCCGGCGAAGGTCCACTGCTGCGTGTTGAGGTCCTCGGAGCCGTCCCAGCCGTCGTTCTTGATGGCGCTGATGAGGGAGCGCTCGAACAGCTTGAGCCGCTCCCGCACCGACGCCGCCCACATGCTCTCGTTCAGGACCTTCATGTCGTCCGTGATGACCCACAGGTCGTCCGTCACCTGCGGGAGGAAGCGAGGGCGGGGTTAGGGGCatgcgggaggagaggagggagcgggggaacGCAACTAGTAAATATTTCTGATTACTACTTTATTggttacttttatttattcattttaatgaTCATTTCATCCaggatattcatatttatcataattagcatagtTATTTTAATAAATTCATATTCCTCAAACTGTAAATAAAAATAACGGACAAGAGGAAAAACGAATTCCTTCAGGCCTTCAAGAAGCACCGGAGCGAAAAGGCTGTCGCCACAGACACGTTTCCTTAGACCTCCCTTCAGTGCTGTTGTTAATGGTATCATCATGATCGCCATGAATCCTTATTAGGATCACTGTCAGACCTTATTCTAACGACTGTAACGAGTATTACTgccgttactattatcactgacagtacgacaacaacaaacatattcgccaaggtctacataagtttATATAGACCTTCTACTCTACGAgctgagatggtgatgatgacggaggaaataggagatgatggaggagaaagacagaaatggcGATAGTGGAGGAAATGAATGTTGGTGGACAAAGATGATggggaaagacggagatgacaatagtggagaaagaggataacgatgatggagaaagacggagatgacgatggtggagaaagacggagatagcgATAGTGAAGGAAATGGATGTTGGTGGAGAAAgatgatagagaaagacagagatgacaatggtggagaaagacgatgacgatgatggagaAAGCCGGAAATGACGATCGTGGAGGAAATGGATGTTggtggagagagacggagatgacgatgatggagaaagacggagatgacgatggtggagaaagacggagatgacgatggtggagaaagacggagacgacgatggaggagaaagacggagatgacgatggtggagaaagacggagatgacgatggtggagaaagacggagatgacgatggtggagaaagacggagatgacgatggtgaggGGAAATGGATgttggtggagaaagacggagatgacgatgatggagaaagacggagatgacgatggtggagaaagacggagatgacgatggttgAGGAAATGGATGTTAgtgaagaaagacggagatgacgatgatggagaaagacggagatgacgacgatggagaaagacggagatgacaaTGGTGGAGGAAATGGATGTTGGTgcagaaagacggagatgacgatgatggagaaagacggaaatgacgatggtggagaaagacggagatgacgatgatgaagaaagaaggagataacgaTGGtgaagaaagacggggatgacgatggtggagaaagacggaaatggcgatggagaagaaagacggaaatgacgatggtgaagaaagacggagatgacgatggtggagaaagacggagatgacgatggtgaagaaagacggagatgacgatggtggagaaagacggagatgacgatggtgaagaaagacggagatgacgatggtggagaaagacggagatgacgatggtggagaaagacggagatgacgatggtggagaaagacggagatgacgatggtggagaaagacggagatgacgatggtggagaaagacggagatgacgatggtggagaaagacggagatgacgatggtgaagaaagacggagatgacgatggtggagaaagacggagatgacgatggtggagaaagacggagatgacgatggtggagaaagacggagatgacgatggtggagaaagacggagatgacgatggtgaagaaagacggaaatgacgatggtggagaaagaaggagatgacgatggtgaagaaagacggggatgacgatggtggagaaagacagaaatgaagatggtggagaaagacggagatgacgatggaggagaaagacggggatgacgatggtggagaaagacggacatgacgatggtggagaaagacagggataacgatggtggagaaagacggagatgacgatggtggagaaagacggggatgacgatggtggagaaagacagagatgacgatggtggagaaagacggagatgacgatggtggagaaagacggacatgacgatggtggagaaagacagggataacgatggtggagaaagacggagatgacgatggtggagaaagacggagatgacgatggtggagaaagacggggatgacgatggtggagaaagacggagatgacgatggtggagaaagacggagatgacgatggtggagaaagacagagatgacgatggtggagaaagacagagatgacgatggtggagaaagacagagatgacgatggtggagaaagacggagatgacgatggtggagaaagacggggatgacgatggtggagaaagacggagatgacgatggtggagaaagacagagatgacgatggtggagaaagacagagatgacgatggtggagaaagacggagatgacgatggtggagaaagacggagatgacgatgatggagaaagacggagatgacgatggtggagaaagacggagatgacgatggtggagaaagacggagatgacgatggtggagaaagacggagatgacgatggtggagaaagacggagatgacgatggtggagaaagacggagatgacgatggtggagaaagacggagatgacgatggtggagaaagacggagatgacgatggtggagaaagacggagatgacgatggtggagaaagacggagatgacgatggtggagaaagacggggatgacgatggtggagaaagacggagatgacgatggtggagaaagacggaaatgacgatggtggagaaagacggggatgacgatggtggagaaagacggaaatgacgatggtggagaaagacggagatgacgatggtggagaaagacggagatgacgatggtggagaaagacggagatgacgatggtggagaaagacggagatgacgatggtggagaaagacggagatgacgatggtggagaaagacggagatgacgatggtggagaaagacggagatgacgatggtggagaaagacggagatgacgatggaggagaaagacggagatgacgatggtggagaaagacggagatgacgatggaggagaaagacggagatgacgatggtggagaaagacggaaaggacgatggtggagaaagacggggatgacgatggtggagaaagacggggatgacgatggtggagaaagacggagatgacgatggtggagaaagacggaaatgacgatggtggagaaagacggagatgacgatggtggagaaagacggagatgacgatggtggagaaagacgga contains the following coding sequences:
- the LOC113825347 gene encoding uncoordinated protein 58, which translates into the protein MREEGGQCDSCGYYLKNIVKFLISHIGLVSLVIGYTIVGAFTFERLEAEHELQIKKNMSSVRLKVTDDLWVITDDMKVLNESMWAASVRERLKLFERSLISAIKNDGWDGSEDLNTQQWTFAGALFYSIILITTIGE
- the LOC113825360 gene encoding uncharacterized protein yields the protein MKILVLCILLASCLAEEMPQGSEDLTRVAMDVAAQGEEEVLPPGPEPREELPQQEQAEPEKLRIYIVPHTQRPRVPQRPVVPFPLARFNTPFYGTPYPRPLGQPLVVPTDQNLFRTHLPQVPGEVKGDGELVMEHPLARVVYLNSPTYSPHYVFDPLQGQVAQSQYFIDKKSCLNTPVAAFCLTKPVLNI